In the Primulina tabacum isolate GXHZ01 chromosome 7, ASM2559414v2, whole genome shotgun sequence genome, CATAATCAATGAATTATTCACACAAACTCTAGGCAAGGAAAGCAACAACCATGGGTCACTAGAATCTGATTGACTACTTTCTTATCGTAACACGTGCTTCTTTGCACAAGCCAACATCATTAGACCATTTTCTTCATGGATGGGTAATATTAGCATTTTTCTTCATGGATGGGTAATTTTAGCATTTTTCGTTTGACTAGAATGCCACAGATGAAGTTTGGCAGCCAAATCGCAACAACAGTAAGCAGTGTTAGATTGATCAAAAGACTTGAAAACACTGACAGCTAAGCTTCCTGATCAGTTTATATGTGATGCATAACCTAAAAGAACAAGAGAAGATGCACCGCATAGAAATTCGACAAACTGCTAAATGCTTCAGATCACTGGTACGATTACAAATTAAAGAAATGAAGCAGGATATGCAAATGGTTGTGGCATCTTATGCAACAGAGCATTCGCCATATCGTTGTGACGATTTGTATCCTACTATGTCCCCTCTGAGATTGAACAGGAACAGGACTATTACTATTCTTTTATACACTTCATATCTCCCAACATGATAACAACTTTTAATAAAGTTGCATCTCAttccaaaatatattttattgttatatTTTATTCCGATCTAATATTGTAAGTTACAATCTTAAGACATCCTATGAAGTTAAAAATATACAAACTCCGAAAAAATCTTATGACATGATATctacaattaaaaatatttccttaaaaaaattaaattacataCATCACATTTTCCTATATAATGGCCAAATATATATTTACAGAAAACAAACCTAaaaatactgaaaataaaacTGAACTCCACCTTAGGGATTTCGAAAACCAAATGACATTCACAGCTCTCTTTACTTCTGTTCATCCATTAACACAATGAGTAAATAAATTACTCAGAGACACTAATAAATTATCAAACCAGAACTGGTTTTGCAAAAAAATTAGATGAAAATATGAGCAtgatcagaaatccaaacatgcaACAggatcagaaatccaaacatgctACGGAAAGCGAGAGATAATGCCACAAATTGGTCTCAAAAGTAGACACCTCTTTAACTTATCCACTGTCACAAAAATGCAAagcatgcaataattatgctcTCCAGAGCACATACAGCCTCGtaagaaaagttattttaagcCACCATTAATAAAATAGCCGATAGAGACCTGCTTAACAGCCTTGGGGGAGTGTGTGTAATTGTCGAACACCAGTTGAAGAAGACTTGGTTTCTGTGAGGAAACAGAAGCAACGGAGTCAAGAATCATGAAGCCCAATAACAACAAAATGTCATTCTCTTCAATTATCAAAGAAGCATCCAACAAACCTTTGAGCATAAAGCAAAAAAACAAGAAATGTAGCTCTGTGCTTGAGAAAATGAGATTGAAGAATCATTAGGAAACTGATCCTGTGAGCCCTTAACAGAGTCATTTTGAGAACTTCCAGCTTCTGAAACTTGAGAATCGCTTATGGATGTATCTTGGCTTTCCACCTAATACAAAATTGAAATAACATCAATAATGGAATGATAAAATGTGCAACTTTAGCCATTTAGCCATACATGCTACAAACACTAAATAAAATTCAGTTTATGCATGGAATGCCCAAAAAAATACATGAAATGACTCAATACCAAAAAAGTTTAAATATCTAGGTGAAGAATAGAAACTCAACACCTCCAGTGGAGCATGTACCAGGAAAATGAGATCAAGAAAATCACTTAACATAGAGCCCACCTCTGTAATAGTTTTTAGATGTACATCTCGTTGGACAGTGAAAATAGAGCATTGACCTTGCTCGTGCTAGTCCTTGAACCATAAGTAGACACATTCATATACTACCAACTTAAACAGAAAACAAAAGTTTAAAATGCAACAACTCACATATGTAAGAGCAATGTGCTTATAAGTTATTGAACATCCCATATTTAAAACTATGCAGTGATGATGTAAAGAATTAGTATATTTTTCATGTACATTAGCATGAGTAAATTTCCTAAAAAGTCTAAGATATGACAAAGAGCAGTTCCAAACAGCCGTTGTcattataaaaaaaagaaacataTTTTTACTACAAAGAAACATCATAATCACTGAATATTGAAATTAACAGAACaagaattaaaaagaaaaaataaagaaaaggaATTGCACCGACCCCTAGCCCCTGAAAAGATGAACTTGATTGAATGATGAGAACTTATCCGAAGGGTAACAGGCTTAATACAGCGAAAGCGAAGAATGCTCAAAAGTCTAAATAAACTCCTTTGGCTTTGTAGTTAACTACTTCTCATTGAATAAGTATTAACTTTTAAAGATGAACAGCTGATAAACTACATAGAGAAATATCAACATGAACTGCATCCATTTCCATAGATGGTATGTTTTTCAGAGGGGTTGACAGAGCTCTAAAGGTAAACTACatggaaaaactaaacaaaaggCTAGACTATACAATTAAACCtccaataataaataattagaattagAACAGAAGAGAGTGTATCAGTAGTGATATAAGCAGATAATACAGCTGAAGAAAGTCACTAGACCTGTCTTAGGCCATGCAGAGAAAATCTAGTCATTTTATCTGCATTCACGAGTATAAACTAAATGATATCCTATTAACAAATACCTCTATTTCAGTGATCCAGTGAGAAATTAAATTCCAAACAAACTGCTGCAAAGGCAATCTTTAATTTCATGTTATTTTCTTTATTGTTTAGACTGAACGGAcgcatttgaaaaaaaaaaagaagaaatgaAAATATTTGTGCGATATGTCAGTAAGAGAACAAAACGTAACAATCAAAATGCAATCACTTTGCTAGAAAAATAATTACAAGAGGGCAAAATACATGAGTTACAGAAAGATAACATCAAATAACCTGTATTTCAATTTGTTTTTCAGGTACTGCAGCAGAATTAAAAATCCCTGTCTCAGAAACACGCTCATCTACAGCTGCCAGGAACATTTTGGTTGCAAAATGCTCAATTTTTCCCGAAATGTAGCTAATTGCATAAAGTTTGTTGGCCACCTGACACGAGGAAGACACTTTAAATCAGATATAACACCTTCAATCCATACTTTTTCTATGGACTGCGAGTACTTTAGTGGTCAACCCAACATCAATTGTCACTGTGCCCTTGAAAAGAAAGTGGCTATTTGCCTTACCAGGCGAATGGCTTTTGCACGAACATCGTCCTTCGAATGAACAGCACACTACACCTCACAATAAGAAAAGTTAGAATTTGGCACAAGTTTCCACAACGTATTCCAGCAACTGAAAGTGCACATGTAGCAGACAAGCATGATATACATACACATTAAGCTTCTTATCAACTACCGCAAGCATCAGGTCTATTTGATATAAATATTCACAACCATTTCTGCAGAGATAGTGACAACTAAACAAAATAATGAAACAGTTGAACGTACATAAGATTCATTTCATGcaaaaaaataatgaataaaaagaaaattgtCACAAATTTGAGACAGAATCAAGAATTGTTCTAAGAAATTGTCTAATAAAAAAGGAATACATTTTGACCAAATCACATAATCAACAAGATAGGCATAAAAACAACAATCTTCTGAATCATTAAATTTTCTTTTGCATCCCCACAGGTTACAAATAGTTGGGATTCTGATGCAAAAGGTTATCATCCAACTAACTTCTACCCTTCCAATTATTTCAAACTCCTTCACTTAGCATCATCCACAATTTTGTGAGGATAGTCAGTTACAGCAATTTTCATTCCATTCCATCCAGAAGCAGATAGTTGAACAGAATAAATCAGTTGTAGGACGAATGCTCTATATGCAATGTATGCCAAGTGCCAACTATTCCAGTAGAAAGGCAGTTTTATCCAGGATTACCAAACAAATCAAACGAGAAAAAAGGACGACAAAAAATCCACATCCATACGAACGccattgaaataaaataccaaaaataGCTTAATAACGCAATCTCACACAGAGAGTACCTTCAAAGCTATATCCAAGCACGCTTGACGATTGGGTGGCCGCACCAAAATTAAGCTCCATGCTGCGCCAAGACCCTGAGTGACATGATCACCATCACGACCATCTGCCTCAGAATGACTCTCAGTACATAGATCCTCCAGCAGCCTCAACACAGAATCAGGTATAGAAGGAACTTCAACAAGAAGTCGGCTAAAAGACTTATCAGATGCTGGTAAATTAGCTACTAAAGCTTTCGCCTGTAATATAAGTTCAAATATTACTACTTTGTACACTGTAGCAACAGTTAAAAGTTAAGAAACTTCGTACCAATCCCAGAAGGAATTTCTCATATGCAATGGCAGCAGATGATGCTGAATCCGAGATCACAAGAGAGTGCAGATGATAAAGAATATGCATAACCAACTCGTGTCCCTGAGAAAGGAAACCAAAGAGAGAAAGATGAGGTAATAAAAAACGGACAAGGAGAAACTAAGACTTTTAACACTTCGTCCTTTATTTTCAAGAAGTCGCTACAGTAAGGCGAGAGGTCATTTGAGTCGTTGAACAACAATTTGGAAAAAAAGATAGCTGGAATATCTCTAAGTGTCAAAGAAATGATACTGGAGAATATTTTACAATAAAGTAAAATTTCAGTTAGTTTATTATGGGATGAATCTCAAAAATTAAGATATATGAGCTTTTCATGACCAACATGCCAACAAGCTAACAAATAGATCCAACACAAGATTTAGGTGATTAAAATCTATGATCAGTAGGCATATCATAAAATAAAGGCTGTGACCCTGATTTTGAGTGAGATCCTCACGCCACTTGCACTTCATAACTGAGAATTGAAATTACTTTAGATATGGTTGCAGCTACATAATAAAGAGAGAGTAAATCTTTCAAAACAGATAATTTGTTTGTTAGGTAATAGTGTTTTTCTAGGCAATTAATATACTCACACACAAATCTCACATTGCCCCAAAATGAATTCAcgcttctttttcttttttacaaTAGTATTTTCTATTCTTTAAAATAACTTTCTTTCCAGAAGTATCTTTACATAAATTATTGATAACACTCAACTTTCAACCCACTATGCTTTAGAGTAAAATATGAAAACTCCATACCAGGTCAACACGGTGATTATAAAGTAATTTGAAGGGGTGTCTCATTCAGTATAGAGCTTTCAGCAAAGGCAATATATGATAATGCGAAATATTGAGTTACTCTGACATgtacataaaaataaaacaaaatgtaATATGTAagtaatgaaaataatttcagAAGTCAGAAAGTATGCATCTTTGTAATACATATAATTATACATTACAACATAAGTAATGGTTTAACATGCTTATCTATCATGGAGTTTGAGGCAAGGACACTAACAAAGTTAATAAGAtcattttgaaagaaaacagcAGTTGGCCCATTTCTCAAATGAAAAAGGGACTAAAAATCACAGATGGATAAGACTGCGTATATCAGTTAATTTATGGCTTGCACCAATCACAACACATGCAGAGGAAGAAAGAGACCTTTTGTCGATCATAATCTGACATAATATATTTTTGCACCATTCCAGCGACATCATTGACATCAGTCTACAAAATCCAGATAAAGAAAATTCAGAATAGACAATAGAAAACAGTCCTGCACTGGGCACTGGTGCACAATATACAACATTACGTGCAATCAGTCTGTAGAAACAACATCCTGCACCAAAATCAGATCCATGCTGAATgttcaaaaataattaaatcatgGCAGGTTCAGGTCATAACATGGAATTAGCAAACCAATAGTTTAAGACTCGAAGATGGATAACATACAGACGAATTACACAAATGTACATGGCCAAGGGCTTTGAGAGATCATCATTCTTATTCCAGAACTATAACCACcgaaaaaattagaagaatcTAAGCTCAATTCCTCAATAACCCTATCTTGAAGGTAATGTTGCCAGGAATACAAATCTAATTGCGGAAAGTAAGGCAGTGCATGCAAGTCAATCAAGTCTGAACTAGTATTTTTCGGTTTAAACAAGACATATTCTTCCTTAAAgtgcatcaaaatgagttgcaACCCACTTAATATTGAAGTATTCTTCCTGAGAGCGAGCAATGATAATTCTTTTTTCATCATTGTCGTCCACAAATTTCGCATCTTTCATCAGGTACAGAATCAATTTCCTCCCTCAACCATTCTTCTAATGGATGACATTCTATCAACCCAGAAGACGTACAAAATTGTCCAAACCAGCAATCGTCGAAACTCTGCTGGTTTTCATTATCTTTAACTCTATTATCTGATATTTTCCATGTGAGTCTTAACTACCAATTGATGAGTTTATTTTATTGGCAATTTTATTTTGTCCCGTCTCTTTCTTCAAGGTTCCTAATTGGATTCTGACATATTTTACATGATTGGAGTGATATCCATATTTGAACTGTAGTAAATACATCCACTATTGAACCTAAATTTCATTTGGATTTATGATcccatttgaaattgtatttCTCATGTTGAAACAGTTTTTCTTCACCAATATTGTAAGGGAATCCCACGTTCTCTATTTCATTCAACATGAACAATATATTTTCTGCAGACACCCCTTAAAATTTTCGCCTTTTAGGCGACCGGTTTGGCATAAGCCACGATCATCTTAGAATGTATGCATTTATATGAGAGTGgatgtattatatatattaattgagTTTATTGCTTTCATCATTTCCAcacatcataaaaacagaactATTCTTCATATGAAAGATTATGAAACATAATTCTTGGTTCACTTATCCGCATACACTACAAATAAAAGTGTTAGCCAAATCCAACTGAAACCAATGTTTTCGAAGTAGATTGAATCCAGTGTGTTTAGAATGATAGTTCATGTTCCTTTGGGATTCAAGGTGGGCTTGAAAGAATATAAGGATTGCTCCTAAATTTGGTCTTAGCTAACGTCAAATATTCAATATGATTCCACAAGATCTAGTTTCGTTCAAGTAACGGATTCTAGCCAACCGAAAGGATCTTCTGATCAATCCAGAGATCATTTGGATTCCATTAGTAATGGGCCAAGAGCGGTAGTTAAGCCGGCAAGCCAGAAAGATGAAAACAAGTTCATGTTCAAGGCATCAGTgtacattaaaaaaaaagaataaaagtaACTATCTAATTACCCAACTCTCAACGCATAAATTCACCattgaaaaaatataaaagcaCAAATCAAAACAAATTTCATCATTGGAAACAAACAGGTGTATTCCTACAAACATTCTCGTTCAGCACATCTCAATAGGCTTGTTTGAAGTATAAATCTTGACATAAGCCACGCCTACGAAAATCGAAAGCATTAAAAATCTTGTGGCATAGAAAAGTAAATGAAAGGATCTTAGGCCCTACCTGGGCAAACAATCGGGCAACCAACGCCATTTGTGCATTCTTAGAATCCATTCTCTCCAAACGTGGGTACAGATTAATTATCCGTTCCAGTGCCACTTTCTTCACCTCTCTTTGCTGCTCTTCAGTTAGCTCAATAAATTGGGGAAGCACTGGCAACAGTGAAGATGCAATTTCAGATATTTCAACATTCGAAAAATTGGGTGAAAGCTGGTCAGTGTCTTGTGATGATGGGGAATAAGTGCCATCTGGAGGAGCAAAATCCAGTGGTACAGCCCCATGAGTGTCATCAACTTTGCTGGCAGAGGACGGCAAAAGATGTGAAGCATTATTTATTTCCCCACTCGTAATAAATTCCATGGCTTCCATATCTGGAACTTCATCTTTCAAAACTGATCTATTAGCTTCTGAGATTGAAGGGGTTTCAGATGGATTTGAGATAGTTTCAACTTTGGGAACCAGAGCGATGGAAATACTTTCAGAATTAGACGGAGGTATCAATGACAGTGGACAAGAGGAGTTAGGAACATCTAAATCAGACTGTACAACATGATGATGGATAGGATCTACATTATCTTCCATATGAGATGACGGTGTCACATCTACAGGTACCATCATGCGTCTTGGATCAAGGCGACGAGGATCCTGGaccatttataaaatattaaaagatatcTGGGAACAAACTTACAGTAATGAAGAAAACATGAAGAGTAAAATGGCCCATAAACTGTTCTACTTTTAAAAATCTTACCCTTCGAGGATCACGTTTGGAATCTGCAGAAAGATTGGTGGAAGTGGACATATCTGAAAATGGCAGGCTAATCGTGTTTGATAGAGATGCAGATACTTCTGAAGGGCCTAAAGTTGGTAAAGAAGTAGTCAAACCATTTGATGGAGATATCTGAGATGGATCGCTTGAAGCATCGTTAATACTGTAAGACAAGTCGCTGAATTGAGACAAAGGAGGTGGAGATTTTGGCAAGTGCTTCATATTCATTATAACAATATCCGAGAGTAAATCCGGGTGTATGTTGGATATAAGAATTTCCAGAGAGTCGACCCCTCTTTCACCTTCTGCAATTAGAGCACTAATCATAGCAATCATTTGTTCAACAGGACTCAGATTCTCATCTATTACAGAAAGTTTAGGGGAGATCCCATTGACAGGGTCCTGTCCAGCATCATTGAGAACAGCATTTGCTGCTGCAGTTGTGTTACGAGGACCATATCGAATTCTCTTAGAAGAAACATCCTGGCAATTATTCTGATCATCATTCTCCATCGGCGCCAACCTTTTCTTTGTCACATCTCCTGCAATATGCGACTGATTTGGTATCTGATCATCCTGAGAAAAAGTCCAGATTACCACCACAACCGCAAACAAATATATAGAATCAGTAATTCATCAGTCATGAGATAAGACCACAACATTCAATTTATTGAACAGATATAACCTTATTCAATCTCAAATCTCGTGATGCACGCTCATTGTTTTTCATTAGTTTATCCATCTGTCGGATAACTTGATCGGCAGCTTCTCCAGCATTCATAGCTCGCAAAGCCTTCAGCAATATTTCCCTCGACtgttataaaaattatatattcaatgTAAGGATGGCATAACAAATAAGTACTTGTGTAATATCACTTTTGTCTAGATCAATGAGGCACTGGGGCATGAAATTCTGGACTACAAATTTATTCTTGTGGTTGGTTAAAACAGAAAAGTTCCCACATTTTGAAATGGATTTCCTGATACGTATGTATCCATTCATGATTATAAAAAGGTAACAGTATAGAGGACTAATTTCATTTCTACTTCCTGTATGTTGCTACATATAAAATAAAACCGTAAATGAATGCAAGAGCTAATGGTTGATAAATCTggcattaaataaaattattcaattGAGGATCCACAGAAGTACATCCAA is a window encoding:
- the LOC142551442 gene encoding uncharacterized protein LOC142551442 isoform X2 translates to MMKFKDAILDIIFEVGTVGPKLLAIKFMEKYVLHFTFHSNDPRTFNPEVMIRPGSEFNISWIIDGHPIVDPSVFVKDATRYLGILLDMLRSASNFLGSLTIAVINSLAAIARKRPVYYNSILTALLDLDPNWEMVKGRHTVSIQFSLRTAFLGFLRCTHPIIVESREILLKALRAMNAGEAADQVIRQMDKLMKNNERASRDLRLNKDDQIPNQSHIAGDVTKKRLAPMENDDQNNCQDVSSKRIRYGPRNTTAAANAVLNDAGQDPVNGISPKLSVIDENLSPVEQMIAMISALIAEGERGVDSLEILISNIHPDLLSDIVIMNMKHLPKSPPPLSQFSDLSYSINDASSDPSQISPSNGLTTSLPTLGPSEVSASLSNTISLPFSDMSTSTNLSADSKRDPRRDPRRLDPRRMMVPVDVTPSSHMEDNVDPIHHHVVQSDLDVPNSSCPLSLIPPSNSESISIALVPKVETISNPSETPSISEANRSVLKDEVPDMEAMEFITSGEINNASHLLPSSASKVDDTHGAVPLDFAPPDGTYSPSSQDTDQLSPNFSNVEISEIASSLLPVLPQFIELTEEQQREVKKVALERIINLYPRLERMDSKNAQMALVARLFAQTDVNDVAGMVQKYIMSDYDRQKGHELVMHILYHLHSLVISDSASSAAIAYEKFLLGLAKALVANLPASDKSFSRLLVEVPSIPDSVLRLLEDLCTESHSEADGRDGDHVTQGLGAAWSLILVRPPNRQACLDIALKCAVHSKDDVRAKAIRLVANKLYAISYISGKIEHFATKMFLAAVDERVSETGIFNSAAVPEKQIEIQVESQDTSISDSQVSEAGSSQNDSVKGSQDQFPNDSSISFSQAQSYISCFFALCSKKPSLLQLVFDNYTHSPKAVKQAVHRHVPILIRALESPYSELLQIISNPPQGSEDLLTQVINILSEGTIPSPDLVVIVKHLYETRLKDATILIPILSAFSRDEVLPIFPRLVHLPMDAFQTALAHVLQGSAHTGPALTPAEVLVAIHDISPERDGLPLKKITDACSACFEQRTVFTQQVLSNALNQMVDRTPLPLLFMRTVIQAIDAFPTLVDFVMEILSKLVHRQIWRMPKLWVGFLKCISQTQPHSFRVLLQLPTPQLESALNKHANLRGPLISFANQSSVRNSISRTTSLFLGLETEAQVQQPHITSSLHGLDPNS
- the LOC142551442 gene encoding uncharacterized protein LOC142551442 isoform X1; translation: MAVAPVREQALPLLAAANNHGDLAVKISSLKQAKDILLSVEPSHAADLYPFLLELQFSPETLVRKYLIEVIDEIGEKTMEHLSVFFPVLLTFLKDNNPKLSKQAIIAGTKFFYRSLEELAFQFQRHGIVERWLEELWTWMMKFKDAILDIIFEVGTVGPKLLAIKFMEKYVLHFTFHSNDPRTFNPEVMIRPGSEFNISWIIDGHPIVDPSVFVKDATRYLGILLDMLRSASNFLGSLTIAVINSLAAIARKRPVYYNSILTALLDLDPNWEMVKGRHTVSIQFSLRTAFLGFLRCTHPIIVESREILLKALRAMNAGEAADQVIRQMDKLMKNNERASRDLRLNKDDQIPNQSHIAGDVTKKRLAPMENDDQNNCQDVSSKRIRYGPRNTTAAANAVLNDAGQDPVNGISPKLSVIDENLSPVEQMIAMISALIAEGERGVDSLEILISNIHPDLLSDIVIMNMKHLPKSPPPLSQFSDLSYSINDASSDPSQISPSNGLTTSLPTLGPSEVSASLSNTISLPFSDMSTSTNLSADSKRDPRRDPRRLDPRRMMVPVDVTPSSHMEDNVDPIHHHVVQSDLDVPNSSCPLSLIPPSNSESISIALVPKVETISNPSETPSISEANRSVLKDEVPDMEAMEFITSGEINNASHLLPSSASKVDDTHGAVPLDFAPPDGTYSPSSQDTDQLSPNFSNVEISEIASSLLPVLPQFIELTEEQQREVKKVALERIINLYPRLERMDSKNAQMALVARLFAQTDVNDVAGMVQKYIMSDYDRQKGHELVMHILYHLHSLVISDSASSAAIAYEKFLLGLAKALVANLPASDKSFSRLLVEVPSIPDSVLRLLEDLCTESHSEADGRDGDHVTQGLGAAWSLILVRPPNRQACLDIALKCAVHSKDDVRAKAIRLVANKLYAISYISGKIEHFATKMFLAAVDERVSETGIFNSAAVPEKQIEIQVESQDTSISDSQVSEAGSSQNDSVKGSQDQFPNDSSISFSQAQSYISCFFALCSKKPSLLQLVFDNYTHSPKAVKQAVHRHVPILIRALESPYSELLQIISNPPQGSEDLLTQVINILSEGTIPSPDLVVIVKHLYETRLKDATILIPILSAFSRDEVLPIFPRLVHLPMDAFQTALAHVLQGSAHTGPALTPAEVLVAIHDISPERDGLPLKKITDACSACFEQRTVFTQQVLSNALNQMVDRTPLPLLFMRTVIQAIDAFPTLVDFVMEILSKLVHRQIWRMPKLWVGFLKCISQTQPHSFRVLLQLPTPQLESALNKHANLRGPLISFANQSSVRNSISRTTSLFLGLETEAQVQQPHITSSLHGLDPNS